A window from Peromyscus eremicus chromosome 1, PerEre_H2_v1, whole genome shotgun sequence encodes these proteins:
- the LOC131904227 gene encoding vomeronasal type-2 receptor 26-like — translation MWLCTLLPVLFGCLSGSAFSAPRSWLLPRQRPRFDRPGDVIVGGSFSIFYFSIGNLSDFTAPPSGLVASGVSNWGYRVAQSFVFAIEEINRNAHLLPNVTLGFSIRNSGDTVHGALHETMSFLTRQQEPIPNYTCQHGSPQAALVGDTRSSLSVSMARLLGLYKFPQVSYSSSLPSLSDKIQFPSFMRTVTSDLTSSLAVTQLIIHFQWSWVIILAYDDDFGQQASSLATQELSTAGVCIEVILHVPSHESLGKIKEIVQNMQKSTARVVLVFLSSSNFQLILYGLLDVHVSGQVWVSKNILHMVLTITIPGISQVLHSTFGLRYHSSRATGFPEFLAHLRPSQTPEDMFIKKFWEFTFDCTWPHQSSTMTEGVQLCSGNESLKNKQHPFPEVSKIDAAYTAVYSIAHALQDMITHGHQHGTVTDSQDFQPWQLLQALRKVHFKTPDGNEIIFDANGDLVTKFDILQGQKTPEGVFHLVHVGMIDPQVSLGNKMKFHLMEDLHVPSSVCSESCLPGFSQVPRLGAPHCCFDCSPCPEGQFADQRDMKSCLLCPKEQYSSHTRDRCLPRTEIFLAFEEPLGFMLALVALFLAGLAVLVLGVFLKHRDSPVVRANNRSLSYLLLLSLCLCALCALLFLGRPSVLTCLLRQTTFAVVFTVAVSSVLAKTLTVVLAFRVTRPGDRIRVCLSPGASTSVVLVASFMQVVLCGVWLATSPPFPDRDMVSEPQHIVIQCQESSGTIFFCVLGYLGFLAVGTFSVAFLARGLPDVFNETKFLTFSMLLFCSVWTAFLPLYHSARGKSTVAVEIFSILASTAGLLGGIFLPKCYIILLKPERNTAAWLRQGHQAQQDRQSEMLQRRCVPRSTPQTFITCFSGKSPGPAMGADVVVAERLAGLRNGHREAAPAVRAGSPPGCVGSLLFSRRLGAPVALDPPAPGSGCRVSSGWERPARVSRVSQAWNVVSVQDGSQPPRAAAAPSPLSRPAGSGPVAASQVRRAARWSDPVAEARKRDSGQQALIPSLPS, via the exons ATGTGGCTGTGtactctccttcctgttctctttggctgtctctctgggtctgcCTTTTCTGCACCAAGATCCTGGCTGTTGCCGAGGCAGAGACCTCGCTTTGACCGTCCTGGAGATGTAATAGTGGGGGGCAGCTTCTCCatcttttacttttctattggtAACTTGTCTGACTTTACTGCCCCACCATCTGGACTTGTGGCTTCAGG CGTTTCCAACTGGGGCTACCGGGTGGCCCAGAGTTTCGTCTTTGCCATCGAGGAGATTAATAGGAATGCTCACTTGTTGCCCAATGTGACCCTGGGCTTCTCTATTCGAAACTCTGGGGACACAGTGCATGGAGCCCTCCATGAGACAATGAGCTTTCTCACGAGGCAGCAGGAGCCCATCCCCAACTACACATGCCAGCATGGCTCTCCTCAGGCTGCCTTGGTTGGGGACACGAGGTCATCCCTGTCTGTGTCCATGGCCAGACTTCTGGGACTGTACAAGTTTCCCCAG GTCAGTTACTCATCCTCACTACCCAGCCTCAGTGACAAGATCCAGTTCCCATCTTTCATGCGTACTGTGACTAGTGACCTCACATCCTCCCTTGCAGTGACTCAGCTGATAATTCACTTTCAGTGGTCCTGGGTGATCATTCTGGCCTATGATGATGACTTTGGGCAGCAGGCCAGCTCTCTGGCCACTCAGGAGCTGAGCACAGCTGGTGTGTGCATTGAGGTCATCCTCCATGTTCCTTCCCATGAGTCCCTGGGGAAGATTAAAGAGATTGTCCAGAATATGCAAAAATCTACAGCCAGGGTTGTTCTGGTTTTCCTAAGCAGTTCTAATTTCCAGCTCATCCTGTATGGCTTACTGGATGTCCATGTCTCAGGCCAGGTCTGGGTCAGCAAGAACATTCTTCACATGGTGCTCACCATCACCATTCCAGGCATTTCCCAGGTATTGCACAGCACATTTGGCCTTCGGTATCACAGCAGCAGGGCAACTGGCTTCCCTGAGTTCCTTGCTCACCTGCGGCCCAGCCAGACCCCAGAAGACATGTTCATAAAGAAGTTTTGGGAGTTCACCTTTGATTGTACATGGCCTCACCAGAGCAGCACAATGACAGAGGGTGTCCAGTTGTGCTCAGGGAATGAGAGTCTGAAAAACAAGCAACATCCTTTCCCAGAAGTGAGTAAAATTGATGCTGCTTACACAGCTGTCTACAGCATTGCTCATGCCCTGCAAGACATGATAACCCATGGGCACCAGCATGGGACAGTTACAGACTCTCAGGACTTCCAgccctggcag CTGCTTCAAGCCCTCAGGAAGGTGCACTTCAAGACTCCTGAtggaaatgaaattatatttgaTGCTAATGGAGATTTGGTGACAAAATTTGACATTCTCCAAGGGCAGAAGACCCCTGAGGGTGTATTTCACTTGGTCCATGTAGGCATGATAGACCCTCAAGTCTCTTTGGGGAACAAAATGAAGTTCCACTTGATGGAGGATCTTCAT GTGCCCAGCTCTGTCTGCAGTGAAAGCTGCCTTCCAGGGTTCAGCCAAGTGCCCAGGCTAGGAGCCCCCCACTGCTGTTTTGATTGCAGTCCCTGCCCCGAGGGACAGTTTGCAGACCAAAGAG ACATGAAGAGCTGTCTTCTGTGCCCCAAGGAGCAGTACTCGAGCCACACGAGAGACCGCTGCCTGCCCAggacagagatcttcctggcctTTGAGGAACCTCTGGGCTTCATGCTGGCTTTGGTGGCACTCTTCCTGGctggtctggctgtcctggttctGGGAGTGTTCCTGAAGCACAGAGACAGCCCTGTGGTCAGGGCGAACAACAGAAGTCTCAGCTACTTACtcctgctctctctttgcctctgtgCCCTGTGTGCCTTGCTGTTCCTTGGGCGACCCAGTGTCTTGACATGTCTCCTCCGTCAGACCACCTTTGCTGTGGTGTTCACGGTGGCTGTGTCTTCTGTTCTGGCCAAGACTCTCACAGTGGTCCTGGCCTTCAGGGTCACCAGGCCAGGGGACAGGATCCGGGTATGCCTGAGCCCTGGGGCTTCCACCTCAGTGGTCCTTGTTGCTTCCTTCATGCAGGTTGTTCTTTGTGGGGTCTGGCTGGCCACCTCCCCACCATTTCCAGACAGGGATATGGTCTCAGAGCCCCAGCACATTGTCATCCAGTGCCAGGAGAGTTCTGGCACCATCTTCTTCTGTGTGCTGGGCTACTTGGGTTTCCTGGCAGTGGGTACCTTCTCTGTGGCTTTTCTGGCCAGGGGCCTGCCAGATGTCTTCAATGAGACTAAGTTCCTGACCTTCAGCATGCTGCTCTTCTGCAGTGTCTGGACAGCCTTCCTGCCCCTGTACCACAGTGCCCGGGGCAAGTCCACTGTGGCTGTAGAGATCTTCTCCATCCTGGCCTCCACTGCTGGCCTTCTGGGTGGCATCTTCCTCCCCAAGTGCTACATCATCTTGCTGAAACCAGAGAGGAACACTGCTGCCTGGCTAAGGCAAGGCCACCAGGCACAACAGGATAGGCAGAGTGAGATGCTCCAGAGAAGATGTGTCCCCAGATCCACACCACAAACTTTTATTACCTGTTTCTCGGGGAAGTCACCAGGACCAGCCAT GGGTGCAGATGTCGTTGTCGCCGAGAGACTGGCGGGTCTTCGGAACGGTCACAGAGAAGCGGCGCCTGCGGTCAGGGCTGGCTCACCGCCGGGGTGCGTCGGGAGTCTTCTCTTTTCTCGCCGACTCGGTGCCCCCGTTGCCCTCGACCCTCCGGCTCCGGGGTCTGGGTGCCGGGTTTCTTCAGGCTGGGAAAGGCCGGCCCGGGTGAGCCGAGTAAGCCAGGCCTGGAACGTTGTCTCCGTGCAGGACGGAAGCCAGCCGCCCCGTGCAGCAGCAGCCCCGAGCCCGCTAAGCCGCCCCGCAGGGTCGGGGCCGGTGGCTGCGAGCCAGGTAAGGCGGGCAGCTCGCTGGAGCGACCCGGTTGCGGAGGCCAGGAAACGAGATAGCGGCCAGCAAGCTCTTATTCCTTCGCTTCCAAGCTAA